In the Bacteroidota bacterium genome, one interval contains:
- a CDS encoding glycosyltransferase, with product MDGSGQPVVVHGIRGYLAPTETFVGNQIATLQTFRPVVLCHHRSDNREFDISPMYVIDENEKGIRKAVGEIAYSGLRKLTHHEVVAATEWIAGFKPALFHFHFGVDAAFFARIYKRAGIPAVVSLYGYDISAFPKMYGGLGRQYLKRTFNTMDCFLAMSEDMKRDAIVQGVPEEKIVVHYHGINVTRFLFEQRTYNRKPTFNILCVGSLEAKKGQHYLIRSFSELRKQRPDIDARLTLVGRGPMLDECTRIVHASGVRDRVHFAGYVPHLDPKLLEYYRNADVFVHFSTKQACGDKEGIPGTIVEAMASGLPVVTTQHAGIPEVIHDWVHGILLNEKDVAGITRSLLALYDDEEMRRKLGREASCRASRELDVQAKTRNLERIYENVVAAARSRKSEKQLSRTAFPIRQSVRR from the coding sequence ATGGACGGCTCGGGACAGCCGGTTGTTGTTCACGGCATCCGTGGATACCTTGCGCCGACGGAGACGTTCGTCGGCAATCAGATTGCTACGCTTCAAACGTTCAGGCCGGTGGTTCTGTGCCATCACCGCAGCGACAACAGGGAATTCGACATTTCTCCCATGTATGTGATCGATGAGAACGAAAAAGGGATTCGAAAAGCGGTCGGCGAAATAGCCTACTCTGGGCTGCGCAAACTTACTCATCACGAAGTGGTTGCGGCGACGGAGTGGATTGCCGGTTTCAAACCGGCTCTCTTTCACTTCCACTTCGGTGTGGATGCGGCCTTCTTTGCACGAATCTACAAGAGAGCAGGCATCCCTGCCGTGGTGTCTCTTTACGGGTATGATATCTCGGCTTTTCCGAAGATGTACGGCGGTCTCGGTCGTCAGTATCTGAAGCGAACATTCAATACGATGGATTGCTTCCTCGCGATGTCGGAAGATATGAAGCGTGATGCAATTGTACAGGGAGTCCCCGAGGAGAAGATCGTCGTACACTACCACGGCATCAATGTAACACGATTCCTCTTTGAGCAAAGAACATATAATCGCAAACCAACATTCAACATCCTCTGTGTCGGAAGTCTTGAGGCGAAGAAGGGGCAGCATTACCTTATTCGTTCATTTTCGGAACTGAGAAAGCAAAGGCCGGATATTGATGCCCGCCTGACGCTTGTTGGCAGGGGCCCGATGCTGGATGAATGTACGCGTATAGTGCATGCATCAGGCGTGCGGGATCGTGTGCATTTCGCAGGATATGTTCCGCATCTCGATCCGAAATTGTTGGAGTACTACAGAAATGCTGATGTATTTGTGCACTTCAGCACGAAGCAGGCCTGCGGCGACAAGGAGGGAATTCCCGGAACTATTGTCGAAGCAATGGCATCCGGACTGCCTGTTGTGACAACACAACATGCGGGCATTCCCGAAGTCATTCATGACTGGGTTCACGGAATTCTGCTCAATGAAAAGGATGTAGCGGGAATAACCCGTTCACTTCTTGCATTGTACGACGATGAGGAAATGCGGAGAAAGCTCGGCCGGGAAGCATCGTGTCGTGCGTCGCGTGAACTTGATGTGCAGGCAAAGACCCGGAACCTTGAACGAATCTATGAGAACGTTGTCGCAGCTGCCCGGTCGCGCAAGAGTGAAAAACAATTGTCACGAACTGCATTTCCAATTAGACAAAGTGTCAGACGCTAA
- a CDS encoding glycosyltransferase family 4 protein: MIQVLESSCTTMMKSGQVRRPRVAILTNYPYDGKTFTGGVETATAGLFEGLQSYVEEFDFHIFTLCREISRHTVEARNGMTYHFLAIPNRWFTRPHVLPNILNARFELKKLQPDIVHCQDNMALAVASITSHQSRKVFTVHGIKSVESRVWEGPEYWSHQMDALLEKWIRKRFDEVIAISPYVDRFLPAGVKKHHITNPVRTKFFESPQSGVQLQRMLFVGALTRLKRPLDAIKAHEIVIRDFPDATLSLVGETQDKEYEREIRRYIRDAHITGVEFLGVRTQEDVAALMRESAMLVLTSVQENTPMVVAESMASGLPVIASKVGGIPDMINNGTDGLLFECGDVHSLARLMTDVLRSGDLRNSLSRNGRAKALATYSSEAVAAATVSVYRTMMRE; this comes from the coding sequence GTGATTCAGGTTCTTGAGAGTTCATGTACAACGATGATGAAATCGGGCCAGGTTCGGCGGCCAAGAGTTGCCATTCTCACCAACTATCCCTACGACGGCAAAACGTTTACGGGGGGCGTTGAAACGGCGACGGCGGGGTTGTTTGAAGGATTGCAGTCGTACGTTGAGGAATTCGATTTCCACATTTTCACGCTGTGCCGTGAGATTTCCCGGCATACGGTTGAGGCGCGTAACGGCATGACGTATCACTTTCTTGCAATTCCAAACCGGTGGTTTACGCGTCCGCATGTGCTGCCGAACATCCTGAATGCCCGTTTCGAATTGAAGAAATTACAACCGGATATTGTGCATTGCCAGGACAATATGGCTCTTGCAGTCGCTTCGATTACCTCACATCAGAGTCGTAAGGTGTTTACGGTTCATGGCATCAAATCTGTTGAATCGCGTGTCTGGGAGGGACCCGAATACTGGAGCCATCAAATGGATGCGCTTCTGGAGAAATGGATACGGAAGCGATTCGACGAGGTTATTGCGATTTCCCCGTATGTGGATCGGTTCCTGCCCGCCGGTGTGAAGAAGCATCACATTACGAATCCTGTACGAACGAAGTTTTTCGAATCGCCGCAGAGCGGCGTCCAGTTGCAGCGTATGCTGTTTGTCGGAGCATTGACACGACTCAAGCGCCCGCTCGATGCAATAAAGGCTCACGAGATTGTCATCCGGGACTTTCCCGACGCTACGCTCTCTCTTGTCGGCGAAACCCAGGACAAAGAATACGAACGCGAGATCCGGCGATACATTCGTGATGCGCATATCACAGGTGTGGAGTTCCTCGGCGTGCGTACGCAAGAAGACGTTGCCGCTTTAATGCGCGAGTCGGCAATGCTTGTCTTGACGTCGGTACAAGAGAATACGCCGATGGTCGTTGCGGAATCAATGGCAAGCGGACTTCCTGTAATTGCGTCGAAGGTGGGGGGAATTCCCGACATGATAAACAACGGGACGGACGGCCTTCTTTTCGAATGTGGAGATGTGCATTCTTTGGCACGATTGATGACTGACGTCTTGCGATCCGGAGATCTGCGGAACTCACTGTCACGTAATGGCAGGGCAAAAGCCCTCGCCACATATTCATCCGAAGCAGTTGCCGCAGCGACTGTAAGTGTTTACCGAACAATGATGAGGGAATAA
- a CDS encoding glycosyltransferase family 4 protein — translation MKPLRILLVSDFPYMGNVRGGVESAAQILASALSDSELVEAVCVVNFRMDRWKDEIVRLNDKLVVHYLAGQRHLALPTRSIVDMRKAKRIAKVFRPDIVHGQGTDTHGDVATRLGYPSAITIHGVGSFEAELREKGNPVVGPLRVRLTKQLINRVIRNAGVVISISAFDREFCSGKREGPIATIPNAIRSEFFDVPPPLTDSKRILFSGLIIERKNVAGIVRAFRLVKQGVPDAILDIAGPAPDTKYYEEVMRSVDPALRNDIVFHGSLTASELSGLMSRAALAVLFSVYENLPVAIAEAFAAGRPVVASRVGSVGEMVENGVSGFLVESEDEREFANRVVMLLNDPQLRMNMGVHARDVALKKWNARNVAGKTVRAYRLVLSGRHGDAEPVVEQIPAGVET, via the coding sequence ATGAAGCCGCTGCGCATACTGCTTGTTTCCGATTTCCCGTACATGGGAAATGTTCGCGGCGGGGTGGAATCTGCGGCGCAAATTCTTGCATCAGCACTGTCGGATTCGGAACTCGTCGAGGCGGTATGCGTGGTCAATTTTCGAATGGACAGATGGAAGGACGAGATTGTGAGGTTGAACGACAAGTTAGTTGTTCACTACCTTGCCGGGCAACGACATCTCGCCTTGCCAACACGATCAATCGTTGATATGCGGAAGGCAAAAAGAATTGCCAAGGTATTTCGACCGGACATTGTTCACGGACAAGGGACAGACACTCATGGCGATGTCGCGACCCGACTCGGCTACCCGAGCGCCATTACCATTCACGGTGTTGGGAGCTTTGAGGCGGAACTTCGAGAAAAGGGAAATCCGGTTGTCGGACCGTTGCGCGTCCGACTCACGAAACAATTGATCAACCGTGTCATCCGGAATGCCGGCGTGGTGATTTCCATTTCGGCGTTCGACCGGGAGTTTTGTTCCGGAAAGAGGGAAGGGCCGATAGCGACCATACCGAATGCAATTCGTTCGGAGTTTTTTGATGTGCCTCCGCCGCTTACCGACTCAAAACGCATTCTGTTCTCCGGTCTGATCATTGAACGAAAGAATGTTGCGGGGATTGTTCGTGCATTCCGCCTTGTAAAACAGGGTGTACCCGATGCTATTCTCGACATAGCCGGTCCGGCGCCGGATACAAAGTATTACGAAGAGGTCATGCGCTCCGTCGATCCGGCTTTGCGGAACGACATTGTTTTTCACGGCAGTCTGACGGCCTCGGAACTTTCCGGACTAATGAGCAGAGCCGCGCTAGCAGTTCTTTTCTCGGTGTATGAGAATCTCCCTGTTGCCATTGCGGAGGCGTTTGCCGCCGGCAGACCGGTTGTTGCCTCTCGTGTCGGTTCTGTTGGTGAAATGGTGGAGAACGGCGTCAGCGGATTTCTGGTGGAATCGGAAGACGAACGGGAATTTGCCAATCGCGTCGTCATGCTTTTGAACGATCCGCAACTGCGGATGAATATGGGAGTACATGCCCGGGATGTAGCATTGAAAAAATGGAACGCCCGGAATGTTGCCGGGAAAACCGTCAGGGCATACAGACTCGTTTTGTCCGGGAGGCATGGGGATGCCGAGCCCGTTGTGGAACAAATTCCGGCAGGGGTTGAAACGTGA
- a CDS encoding O-antigen ligase family protein, with the protein MGRIAASMQSYRTHIMILVITLLSAGLYFYRLLDLNMDVLAVVCMASVCVAAMKDIRLLFIGWFLFAPYFVPLASADSSNIASNFSHNYFIPVMTVVMLFYYFKKGKQLIWGKEDVVILIFIGYAIVSSLYATKGRYDDLRNIYLIYLLPYCLYLIAKNVDVDSNLFKMLAFASLFHLLQVVLLSMYEIQSGTTLYPPNPKVDWVDVGSMRRISGSLGTPIVLGVFLQVLFGFIYLAFRYGLVSKLVFRSSIPFLILLNLLTFTRSVWLGAIVMFIYLMYKTSEDVGAKLLRVAGFVAMSVVIVGVLVAVSPDVQKRISGEENANFRIVMAQASLHMIADSPVVGWGMGTFDDFSDRYLFDARGVYIVKDTSHVTVLTILAELGILGTIPYLLFIYFNLSPKGIRFRELPAEDRLIVAVIVGTLISFGVNAFLIDMRFYSLAYSWLFVSLGLIFNIYRENRLLKEQEV; encoded by the coding sequence ATGGGCAGGATAGCCGCGAGCATGCAATCCTACCGGACACATATCATGATTCTTGTTATCACGCTGCTGAGCGCGGGTTTGTACTTCTATCGGTTGCTTGATCTGAATATGGACGTACTCGCCGTGGTGTGTATGGCCTCTGTTTGTGTCGCCGCAATGAAAGACATCCGGCTTCTGTTTATCGGTTGGTTTCTATTTGCCCCGTACTTTGTTCCCCTGGCATCGGCGGATTCGTCAAACATCGCGAGCAATTTCTCCCACAACTACTTCATCCCGGTGATGACGGTAGTGATGCTGTTCTACTACTTCAAAAAGGGAAAACAGTTGATATGGGGGAAGGAAGACGTTGTCATTCTGATATTCATCGGGTATGCTATTGTCTCTTCCCTCTACGCCACGAAAGGGCGGTACGATGACCTCCGCAACATCTATCTCATCTATCTGTTGCCCTATTGTCTGTATCTGATTGCGAAGAATGTTGACGTCGACTCCAATTTGTTCAAGATGCTGGCATTTGCATCGCTGTTTCACCTGTTGCAGGTTGTTCTGCTCAGTATGTATGAGATTCAAAGCGGCACTACATTGTACCCGCCGAATCCCAAGGTTGATTGGGTGGACGTGGGCTCGATGCGAAGAATCAGCGGATCTCTCGGTACGCCGATCGTTCTTGGAGTGTTTCTCCAGGTGTTGTTTGGCTTCATCTATCTTGCTTTTCGGTACGGTCTTGTTTCGAAGCTTGTCTTCCGCTCGAGTATACCGTTTCTGATTCTGTTGAATCTCCTGACCTTTACACGTTCGGTGTGGCTCGGCGCGATTGTGATGTTCATCTACCTCATGTACAAAACGAGTGAGGATGTCGGGGCAAAGTTGCTGCGGGTTGCGGGCTTTGTTGCAATGTCGGTTGTGATTGTTGGCGTGCTTGTGGCAGTATCTCCCGACGTTCAGAAGCGGATTTCAGGGGAAGAAAATGCAAACTTCCGCATTGTGATGGCACAGGCCAGCCTGCACATGATTGCCGACAGCCCGGTTGTCGGGTGGGGAATGGGAACATTCGATGATTTTTCAGACCGCTACTTGTTCGACGCACGGGGTGTGTACATCGTCAAGGATACCTCGCACGTTACCGTGTTGACGATTCTCGCGGAACTCGGCATTCTCGGAACAATTCCGTATCTGCTGTTTATCTACTTCAACTTGAGTCCCAAGGGCATCCGGTTCAGGGAATTGCCTGCCGAAGATCGCTTGATTGTTGCTGTCATCGTCGGAACGCTGATTTCGTTCGGCGTCAACGCCTTTCTGATCGACATGAGATTCTATTCTCTTGCCTATTCTTGGCTCTTTGTCAGTCTGGGACTCATCTTCAACATCTACCGTGAGAATCGCTTGTTGAAGGAACAGGAAGTATGA
- a CDS encoding SLBB domain-containing protein, whose protein sequence is MPNAQAGAYYNVAKPGEMTMQVNVWGFVQHPGRYEVGNTIDLVQLLSFAGGPTQDADMEDVRITRISRRDGLISTREIRINLKRLDRLDEAKILLQPGDTIFIDHTSWVTWRDVVSVVTTAAIVTAAVAQVLNYTGK, encoded by the coding sequence TTGCCAAACGCACAAGCGGGAGCGTACTATAACGTTGCCAAGCCGGGTGAAATGACAATGCAGGTAAATGTCTGGGGCTTTGTGCAGCATCCCGGACGATATGAAGTTGGCAACACAATTGACCTGGTTCAATTACTTTCGTTTGCCGGCGGCCCGACTCAGGATGCTGATATGGAAGATGTCCGCATTACGCGGATCAGCCGGCGCGATGGGCTCATCTCGACAAGGGAAATTCGCATCAACTTGAAGCGTCTCGACCGGCTTGACGAGGCAAAAATCCTGTTGCAGCCGGGCGATACAATTTTTATAGACCATACATCGTGGGTAACGTGGCGCGATGTTGTGAGTGTTGTTACCACTGCGGCTATAGTTACGGCAGCGGTTGCACAAGTGTTGAACTATACCGGCAAGTGA